From Thermoflexus hugenholtzii JAD2:
GGCCATTGTCCCCTGCGTCTCCCGGAACAGGCGCTCCCACAGCGCCTCGTCGGGGGTCAGGACGGGCATCTCGAGCATCACTCGCCTCCTGCCGTCTCAGCGGGCTGGGCCGCACGCTCGGGGGCCGGGACGGCTTCCCCGCGCAGCTTGCGGACGTAGCGGCGGACGACCTCGTCCATCTCCCGGAGCTTCTCCGCGAACTCCTTGCCCTCCGCCGCCGAGATCCAGCGCAGCTGCAGCCGCTCGGGCTCGATCCCCATGCGGGCGAACTTCCGCTGCCAATACTGGAAGCGCTTCCAGGTCTGCCGGTTGGCGTAGTTGTAGTGGCAATCCGAGCCGGTCTCTGTCAGCCGACAGCCGGTGATCAGCACCGCCCCGGCTCCTTTCTCGAAGGCGCGGGCGATGAAATCTTCCTCAAAGCGTCCTGAGCACATCGTCCGGATGATCCGTGAGGAAGGCGGATACTGGCGTTTCTCGATGCCGGCCAGATCGGCCCCGGCGTAGGAGCACCAGTTGCAGGTGAACACCAGGCACTTCTCCTCCGGCCGCTCGGCCAGGGCCGCGTCGATCTGGGCCAGGATCTGCTCCTTGGTGAAGAAGGGCATGAGGATGGCATCCGTTGGGCACTCCGCGGCGCACGTCCCGCAGCCCATGCAGGCTGCCTCGATGATGCGCACCTTCCCCACCTTCACGGGACCGGTGGGCTCGATGGCGTTGAAGGGACAGACCTTCACACACCGCATGCACCCGATGCACTTCTCCGGGTCCACCCGGGCGGTGAGGGGCTCCTTCTCGATGACCCCGCGGGCGAGGAGGGCGCCGGCCTTGGCCGCTGCTGCCAGGCCCTGAGCGATGGCCTCCCGCACATCCTTCGGCCCCTGCGCGGTCCCCGCCAGGTAGATGCCCTGGGTGGCTGTCTCCGCTGGGCCCAGCTTGGGATGGAGTTCCATCAAGAAGCCATCCTCGCTGCGGGAGAGCCGGAGCTGCTCAGCCAGGCCGTCAGCGGCCGGGCGCAGGCCCACTGCCAGGACCAGCAGATCCGTGGGCAGGCGAAGATACGCCTGCGAGAGATGGTCGTAGAAGATCACATGGCCATCCTCGAAGGTGATGGCCTCCTGGGGCGGCCGATCGGGATCGTAGCGGAAGAACTGAACGCCCTCCCGCATGGCCTGCTCGTAGAGCTCCTCGGCGTTGCGGCTGTAGGTGCGGATCTCCCGATAAAGGATCCGCACCTTCTTGCCCATCCGCCGCAGGCGCAGGGCCTGGCCGATCATCGAGGTGCAGCAGTAGCGGGAGCAGCCCATGTTGCCCTGGCGCGAGCCCACACAGCCCACGAAGGTGATGCGCTCGGCTTCGACGGCGCCGCGCCGGAGCATCGCCTCCAGCTCCAGGTTGGTGATGACCCGCGGGTCGCTTCCGTAGCCGAACTCCGTGGGCCGATAGGGCTCCGCCCCTGTGGCCATCACGATGGCGCCCACCTGGAGGGTGGTGCCGTCGCTCAGGCGGGCCTGGAAATTGCCCACCACCCCGCCGATGGTCTCGATCTGCTTCCCCAGATGCACTTGGACGCCGCTCTGGAGGAGCTCCCGCTTCTTCGCCTCGACAAGGTCGCGGGCCTTCAGGCCGGAGGGCGAGAGCTCGTCCAGCTGATTCAGGAGGCCGCCTAGCTCAGCGCTCCGCTCCACCAGGTGGGTCTCAAAGCCCTGGCGGGCCAGGGCGATGGCCGCCGTCATCCCGGCGATCCCGCCGCCGATCACCAGCGCCCGCTGGGTGAGGGGCAGCTGGGAGGGCTCCCCAGGGGTCAGACGCCGGGCCTTCTCCACCGCCATCCAGACCATGTCCATCGCCTTGACGGTGGCCGCCTCCTTATCCGCCTTATGCACCCAGGAGTCCAGGTTGCGGATGTTGGCCATCTCCAGGAGATACGGGTTCAGGCCCGCGCGCTGGAGCACCCCGCGGAAGATCGCCTCGTGGGTGCGGGGGGAGCAGGCGGCCACCACCACCCGGTTGATCCGCTCCCGGCGGATGGCCTCCTCGATCTCCTTCTGGGTGTTCCCCGCGCAGGAGAACATCTGATGGGTGGCGTAGACCACATCGGGAAGGGTCCGGGCGAACTCCACCACCCGCTCCACATCGACCACCCCGGCGATGTTGCTGCCGCAATGGCAGACGAAGACTCCCACCCGAGGGGTTTCGATGTCCGTAATCGGTTCCACCTGCGGGGGCTCCGGCCAGTGGCGGCGGGTGAGGTGGCTCAGGGCGAGGGCGGCGGCCCCGCTCCCCTCCGAGACGCTGTCCGGGATGTCCTTGGGCCCGGTGGCGCAACCCGCCGCGTAGATCCCCGGCCGCGTGGTTCGCACCAGACCGCCCACCCCCTCCAGGGCCCGGATGAAGCCGTCCTCATCCAGCTCGATCCCCAGGCGCTGGGCCAGATCCGCCAGGCCGTCGGGCGGGGAGACCGCCGTGGCCAGCACGACCATATCGTAATCCTCTGAGATGCGCATCCCCCGTTCCGTGTCCTCGTAGATCACCTGGATCCGGCCGTCCCCGTTGGGCGCGATCCGGGCCGGGCGCCCTCGGACGAAGCGGGCACCGGCCTCGCGGGTCCGCTCCCAGAAGCCATCGAAACCCTTCCCGTAAGCCCGGATGTCCATGTAGAGGACGGTCACGTCCCGGATGCCATGGTCGATGGCCTGGTAGGCGTGTTTGATGGAATACATGCAGCAGATGCGGGAGCAATGCCGGAAGAACCGGCGGTCCCGGGATCCGACGCACAGGACAAACAGGATGTTGTGGGGATGTTCGCCGTTGGAGGGGCGCAGGATCTCGCCTCCCGTCGGGCCGGCGGAGGTGAGCAGACGTTCGAACTCCAGGGCCGTCAGGATGTCGGGATGGGTGCCATATCCGAACTCCCGCAGCAGCCGCGGGTCGATCGTCTCATAGCCCACGGCCACGATGATGGACCCCACGCGGCGCACCAAGCGGCGCTCCCGGGGCATCAGGAAATCGATGGCCCCTGGCTGACAGGCCTGCACGCACCGGTGGCACGGAAGGTAATGGGGGGGATCGTTCAGGCAGTTCTCGATGTCGATCACATAAGCACCGGGCACCGACTGTGGGATAGGGGTGTAGATGGCCTTGCGGGCCGCCATCCCGACATCGAACTCGTTGGGGAGGACCACCGGGCAGACGTTCACGCACTCGCCGCAGCGGGTGCACTGATCCGTCACAAAGCGAGCCCGCTGGCGGATGGTTACCTCGAAATCTCCCGCATGGCCCTCCACCCGCTCCACCTCGGCCAGGGTGAGCAGCTCGATGTTCGGGTGGAGACCGACCTCAGACATCTTGGGCGCCTCGATGCAGATGGAGCAGTCCAGGGTGGGGAAGTTCTTGTCCAGGATGGCCATCTTCCCCCCGATGGTGGGCTCCCGCTCCACCAGCACCACGCGCGCGCCGGCGTTGGCCAGATCCAGCGCCGCCTGGATCCCTGCGATCCCCCCGCCGATGACCAGGACCGAATCGCTCATCGCGGCCGCTCCTCCGGGGATTCCAGGGGAACTGCGCCACGGAAGGACGGGAAGCGCGTCCGGGCGTATTCATAGCCGGCGGCGAAGGCTTTCCGGTTCAGGGGGACCAGCCGGGGGGCCAGGGTGGTCTCGATGGCCTTCTCCACCGATTCCGGCCGCACCTGTCCCCAGACCCCGGCGAGGAACCCCAGGACGACCATGTTGGCGACGATGCGCCGCCCCAGCTCCTCCGCCAGCCGGGTCGCCGGAATCCCGAGCGGACGATCCTCCGGCCAGGGCTGGACGAGATCCTCCTCTATGATGACAAGGGCGTCCGGCTTGGCCGTAGGGCGGAACCGGGTGTAGGCCTCCTGGGAGAGCAGGATCAGGACGTCCGGCTCCAGCACGAAGGGGTAATCGATGGGCTCATCGGAGACCACCACGTTAGAGCTGGAGGACCCCCCTCGGGCCTCCGGACCGTAGGATTGGGTCATCACCGCCTCCAGGCCTTCGTAGACGGCGAAGGCCTTGCCCAGGATGTAGCCGGCCAACACCACCCCCTGCCCGCCGAAGCCCGCGATCCGGATCTCCACGCGCATCGCATCCTCCCTTCATCGGCGCACCGGCCGGAAGACCTCCCGCTCCCGATCCACGAACCGACCCACGTAAATGGGGCGCTCCTCCCGCAGGTCCACCTCCAGGGCCTCCCAGGGCACCTCCTCCGGCACCCGGTAGACCAGGACGCTGCGGCGGCGATACAGCTGCATCTCCTCCACGCCGTCCTCGATGTCGTTGGGCCGCCCGAAGCCCACCGGGCACGGCGCCAGGACCTCGATGAAGGTAAAACCGGGCTTGCGGAAGGAATACAGGATGTCCTGCTTGATCTGGCGGACGTGGAGGGCTGTCCATCGCGAGACGAAGACCGCTCCCGAGGCCGCCAAAAGATAGGGGAGATTGAAGGGGTGTTCCGGGTTGCCGTAGGGTGTGGTGGTGGTCTTCGCCCCCAGGGGCGTGGTGGGCCCGACCTGACCGCCTGTCATGCCGTAATTGAAGTTGTTAATACAGATCACCTTGATATCCACATTGCGTCGGGCGGCGTGGATCAGGTGGTTCCCGCCGATGGCCGCCAGGTCCCCATCCCCGCTGAACACCGTGACCATCAGCTCGGGCTTCATCAGCTTGAGGCCGATGGCGAAGGGGATGGGACGCCCATGGGTGACGTGATACGAATCCAGGTTCATGTAGCCGGGCACCCGCGCCGTGCAGCCGATGCCCGAGACCACCACATGGCGCTCCACCGGGATGCCGGACTCCAGGATCGCCTGGGCGTAACAGCGCATCACGATGCCGATGCCGCACCCCGGGCACCAGATATGGGGCATGCGGTCCCGGCGGATGAGATCATCCAGGGGATGCTTTTCCGCCACCCGTGCGTGCGCCATGGAAGGCCGCCTCCCGAATGGCCTGCAGGATCGGATCCGGCGGGATCATCGCCCCGCCGGCGTGGAAAACCCCCTTCACGGGCTGGGAGACGTAGCGTTCGACCTCGCAGATCATCTGGCCCAGGTTCATCTCCGCCACGATGAAGACCTCCGCCTGCTTCGCCAGCTCCCGCACCACCTCGGCCGGGAAAGGCCAGAGGGAGATCAGCCGCAACAGCCCGGCGGGGATCCCCATGCGGCGGGCGTCCGCCACCGCCCGCCGGGCCGAACGGGCGGTGCACCCGTAAGAGATGACCACGATCTTCGCGTCCTCCAACGCATACGTGTCGTAGCGGATCATCTGATGGGCGTTCCGCCGCACCTTCTCCACCAGTCGGGTCACCAGGCGGTGATGCGTCTCGGCGGACATGTCCGGGTAGCCCCGCTCGTCGTGGGTCAGCCCGGTGAAGTGCACCCGATATCCCTCCCCGGCGTGCACCATAGGAGGGACCAGGTCCTCATCCTCCACCAGGAAAGGTTTGAACCCGTTGCCGGCGGGATAGCGGGGCCGCTTCCGCTCCCAGCGGGGGATCTGGTCTTCGGGCGGGATCACCACGCGCTCGACCATGTGACCGACCACCTCATCGGCCATCACCATCACCGGGATCCGGAAGCGATCGGCCACGTTGAAGGCCAGCACCGTGAGATCGAACATCTCCTGAGGGGACCATGGGGCATAGGCCGCGATCTCGTAATCCCCGTGGGAGCCCCAGCGGGCCTGCATCACATCCGCCTGGCCGGGGAGCGTGGGCAGCCCGGTGGAGGGGGAGCCGCGCTGCACATCCACGATCACACAGGGGATCTCCAGCATGGCCGCCAGGCCCACGCTCTCCATCATCAGGCTGAAGCCCGGGCCGGAGGTGGCGGTCATCGCCCGGGCGCCGGCCGCCGAGGCGCCGAGCACCGCCATGATGCTGGCGATCTCGTCCTCCATCTGGATGAAGACCCCGCCCACCTCCGGAAGGCGCTGGGCCATGCGCTCGGCGATCTCCGTGGAGGGGGTGATGGGATACCCGGCGAAGAAGCGGCACCCCGCGGCGATCGCCCCCTCGGCACAGGCATGGTCGCCATGCATGAAGTGGACGCCCGTCAACACACCCCGGCCCGTCATGCCGAGTCCACCTCAAGGGTGAAGATGGCGAACTCCGGGCAGACCATCATGCAGAACTCGCAATGGACGCAGGCGTTCTCTTTGCCGGGCGCGATCTCCGGGTAATGGTAACCGCGCGAGTTCATCCGGCTGGACATGCGGAGCACCTGCTGGGGACAGAACTCCACACACATCTGACAGCCCTTGCAGCGCTCCGGGATGAGGAAAACCTGCCCCCGTGGGATCCGAACCTGGGTCAGGTTCAGCGGCTGCCGAGCGTAGACCCGCATGATGGCCCCCCCATATCGGCGGCTGGGGCGGCTCCGGGCACAGCGCGGCACGATGACAGCGGGGAGAGACCAGCGATGCAACCGCCCGCAGTCTCACAGGGTCGACAATGCTGGTTCAACTCTCACCTTAAGAAAATGATCACCCCTGTTGTAGTAATTTTGATCACCTGATCCCTGTGACTTCCATCACGAGGAGGGAAGGCCGGGCGAACGCCAAGTGGGAACTCGACATTCTTCACCCCAAAAGCGGGCCGGAGATCACTGGAGAAATCCCCGCGCGATTCTACAGTGATTTGTAGAGGAAAATCGATGGCGATCCGGGTTCGCCTCAGAAGCCTCACCGTGGCCGTCGGGGATTCCGCGAAGGGAGAGCTGCGATGGGGGAGATGATCGAAATCCGATGGCATGGGCGCGGGGGCCAGGGGGTGGTGACCGCCGCCCGCCTCCTGGCGGAGGCGGCCATGGAGGCCGGGTATTTCATCCAGGCCTTTCCGGATTACGGGCCGGAACGCAGCGGGGCGCCCATCCGGGCCTTCACCCGCCTCAGCCGCTCCCCGATCTCCCTGCACTCGCAGGTGCAGGCGCCGG
This genomic window contains:
- a CDS encoding 4Fe-4S dicluster domain-containing protein, which produces MRVYARQPLNLTQVRIPRGQVFLIPERCKGCQMCVEFCPQQVLRMSSRMNSRGYHYPEIAPGKENACVHCEFCMMVCPEFAIFTLEVDSA
- a CDS encoding thiamine pyrophosphate-dependent enzyme — protein: MAHARVAEKHPLDDLIRRDRMPHIWCPGCGIGIVMRCYAQAILESGIPVERHVVVSGIGCTARVPGYMNLDSYHVTHGRPIPFAIGLKLMKPELMVTVFSGDGDLAAIGGNHLIHAARRNVDIKVICINNFNYGMTGGQVGPTTPLGAKTTTTPYGNPEHPFNLPYLLAASGAVFVSRWTALHVRQIKQDILYSFRKPGFTFIEVLAPCPVGFGRPNDIEDGVEEMQLYRRRSVLVYRVPEEVPWEALEVDLREERPIYVGRFVDREREVFRPVRR
- a CDS encoding 2-oxoacid:acceptor oxidoreductase subunit alpha, with product MTGRGVLTGVHFMHGDHACAEGAIAAGCRFFAGYPITPSTEIAERMAQRLPEVGGVFIQMEDEIASIMAVLGASAAGARAMTATSGPGFSLMMESVGLAAMLEIPCVIVDVQRGSPSTGLPTLPGQADVMQARWGSHGDYEIAAYAPWSPQEMFDLTVLAFNVADRFRIPVMVMADEVVGHMVERVVIPPEDQIPRWERKRPRYPAGNGFKPFLVEDEDLVPPMVHAGEGYRVHFTGLTHDERGYPDMSAETHHRLVTRLVEKVRRNAHQMIRYDTYALEDAKIVVISYGCTARSARRAVADARRMGIPAGLLRLISLWPFPAEVVRELAKQAEVFIVAEMNLGQMICEVERYVSQPVKGVFHAGGAMIPPDPILQAIREAAFHGARTGGGKASPG
- a CDS encoding FAD-dependent oxidoreductase; the protein is MSDSVLVIGGGIAGIQAALDLANAGARVVLVEREPTIGGKMAILDKNFPTLDCSICIEAPKMSEVGLHPNIELLTLAEVERVEGHAGDFEVTIRQRARFVTDQCTRCGECVNVCPVVLPNEFDVGMAARKAIYTPIPQSVPGAYVIDIENCLNDPPHYLPCHRCVQACQPGAIDFLMPRERRLVRRVGSIIVAVGYETIDPRLLREFGYGTHPDILTALEFERLLTSAGPTGGEILRPSNGEHPHNILFVLCVGSRDRRFFRHCSRICCMYSIKHAYQAIDHGIRDVTVLYMDIRAYGKGFDGFWERTREAGARFVRGRPARIAPNGDGRIQVIYEDTERGMRISEDYDMVVLATAVSPPDGLADLAQRLGIELDEDGFIRALEGVGGLVRTTRPGIYAAGCATGPKDIPDSVSEGSGAAALALSHLTRRHWPEPPQVEPITDIETPRVGVFVCHCGSNIAGVVDVERVVEFARTLPDVVYATHQMFSCAGNTQKEIEEAIRRERINRVVVAACSPRTHEAIFRGVLQRAGLNPYLLEMANIRNLDSWVHKADKEAATVKAMDMVWMAVEKARRLTPGEPSQLPLTQRALVIGGGIAGMTAAIALARQGFETHLVERSAELGGLLNQLDELSPSGLKARDLVEAKKRELLQSGVQVHLGKQIETIGGVVGNFQARLSDGTTLQVGAIVMATGAEPYRPTEFGYGSDPRVITNLELEAMLRRGAVEAERITFVGCVGSRQGNMGCSRYCCTSMIGQALRLRRMGKKVRILYREIRTYSRNAEELYEQAMREGVQFFRYDPDRPPQEAITFEDGHVIFYDHLSQAYLRLPTDLLVLAVGLRPAADGLAEQLRLSRSEDGFLMELHPKLGPAETATQGIYLAGTAQGPKDVREAIAQGLAAAAKAGALLARGVIEKEPLTARVDPEKCIGCMRCVKVCPFNAIEPTGPVKVGKVRIIEAACMGCGTCAAECPTDAILMPFFTKEQILAQIDAALAERPEEKCLVFTCNWCSYAGADLAGIEKRQYPPSSRIIRTMCSGRFEEDFIARAFEKGAGAVLITGCRLTETGSDCHYNYANRQTWKRFQYWQRKFARMGIEPERLQLRWISAAEGKEFAEKLREMDEVVRRYVRKLRGEAVPAPERAAQPAETAGGE
- a CDS encoding 2-oxoacid:acceptor oxidoreductase family protein; its protein translation is MRVEIRIAGFGGQGVVLAGYILGKAFAVYEGLEAVMTQSYGPEARGGSSSSNVVVSDEPIDYPFVLEPDVLILLSQEAYTRFRPTAKPDALVIIEEDLVQPWPEDRPLGIPATRLAEELGRRIVANMVVLGFLAGVWGQVRPESVEKAIETTLAPRLVPLNRKAFAAGYEYARTRFPSFRGAVPLESPEERPR